The Flectobacillus major DSM 103 genome has a window encoding:
- a CDS encoding SusC/RagA family TonB-linked outer membrane protein — protein MKKLLRFSLAVILVLQLGELFAQNIKVTGKVLSKSDNQPVAGVTVLIKGTAKGTVTNAEGQYNISAQVEDILKFSFIGFKSVEQKVPASGVVNIALETEDTQLQEVVVTALGIAKEKKSLGYAVQELRTKDIAEAREGNLVNALSGKIAGVNITNSQGGMGSSRIVIRGETSIAGNNQPLFIIDGVPVDNTQNGIGSGRDFANAIADVNPDDIESISVLKGPNSAALYGSRASNGVILIKTKSGKSAKKKGLGVTLNAGFTAENLLVLPDYQNSYGQGTGGVFSYKDGKGGGINDGTDESWGPKLDGRLIPQFFSNGQPAPFVAHPDNVKNFFVTGKTANLGISVAGSDEKLDYRFSFNNSNQTGVIPNTDITKNSFAVNSTYRLNNKLTLSTSANFIRSGSDNLPGLSGRGQSVMLQFLWFGRQVDTELLKDYNKGGFDYNWNHSYYSNPYLLLYENTVQQRRDRFFGNVNLSYKINSWLNASIRTGNDYYTDKRKFKVAFGTNGTPFGSYTEDAYVVNENNTDFTLNLNKKLNSNFDLDWLVGGNLRSNFNEQNYQQAPKLAVADLYTLNNSRDPLVSYNILRKQKVYSLYSSAQLGYKNFAFLNLTARNDWSSTLPAGNNSYFYPSINASLVLTEALNIQSDVLSFAKVRGGWAEVGKDTDPYQLINTYPFNQPFGSNPLLTVSDVVLSSNLKPEITQSSEIGVDVALFKNKVRLDLNYYNSDSYNQILRADVSPTTGFKQKLLNAGHINNRGFEAQLNFTPLQTASGFKWNVLVNYSTNVSKVISLDDEGFLNDYKVGSSGIISVLASKGKRYGALFGTAFLRNDNGDIIVSANGTPVRDPNLKVLGYYTPKWLGGITNSFSYKGFNLSVLIDTKQGGQIYSATNATGKYTGVLIESLQGRDEENGGLPYYYPGNNKSGIPVQLASHSAASPTGEQVYHDGIIFKGVTADGKPNTVILPAERYYKATYSNSNINESSIFDASFIKLREVRLSYAVPTSLANKFHLQGVTFSLIGRNLAFLQKNAPHIDPETAFNTGNGQGLESLQLPTTRSYGFNVNITF, from the coding sequence TCAAAGTTACTGGAAAAGTACTATCAAAGTCTGATAATCAGCCTGTTGCTGGTGTTACTGTACTCATAAAAGGTACTGCCAAAGGTACAGTAACCAATGCCGAAGGACAATACAATATTTCGGCTCAAGTAGAAGATATTCTCAAATTCTCATTTATTGGGTTTAAGTCGGTCGAGCAAAAAGTACCTGCTAGTGGAGTGGTCAATATCGCTTTAGAAACAGAAGATACCCAATTACAGGAAGTAGTGGTAACAGCCCTAGGTATTGCCAAAGAGAAAAAATCGCTAGGGTATGCTGTTCAAGAACTCCGTACAAAAGATATTGCCGAAGCACGAGAAGGCAACCTTGTCAATGCCCTTTCTGGAAAAATTGCAGGGGTTAACATTACCAACAGCCAAGGCGGTATGGGATCGTCGAGAATCGTGATTCGTGGCGAAACGTCAATTGCTGGTAACAACCAACCTTTGTTCATTATCGACGGTGTTCCAGTAGATAACACCCAAAATGGGATTGGTTCTGGTCGTGACTTTGCCAATGCTATTGCCGATGTCAATCCCGACGATATTGAATCTATTAGTGTTTTGAAAGGCCCCAACTCGGCTGCACTATATGGCTCACGAGCTTCTAATGGTGTTATTTTGATCAAAACAAAAAGTGGAAAATCAGCTAAGAAAAAAGGCCTAGGCGTTACTTTGAATGCGGGATTTACGGCCGAAAATTTATTGGTACTACCAGATTATCAGAATAGTTATGGACAAGGAACAGGCGGCGTGTTTTCGTATAAAGATGGTAAAGGTGGTGGTATCAACGACGGTACTGACGAAAGTTGGGGGCCAAAATTAGATGGACGTTTGATTCCTCAGTTCTTTTCAAATGGACAACCAGCTCCGTTTGTAGCTCATCCCGACAATGTGAAAAACTTTTTTGTAACAGGAAAAACCGCTAACCTTGGTATTTCGGTTGCTGGTTCTGACGAAAAATTAGACTATCGTTTTTCATTCAACAACTCTAATCAAACAGGGGTTATTCCTAATACAGATATTACCAAAAACTCATTTGCTGTAAACTCTACTTATCGCCTAAACAACAAATTAACCCTAAGTACAAGTGCCAATTTTATCAGAAGTGGTTCTGATAACCTTCCTGGGCTTTCGGGTCGTGGACAAAGCGTTATGCTACAATTCTTGTGGTTTGGTCGTCAGGTCGATACCGAACTTTTGAAAGACTACAACAAAGGAGGCTTCGACTACAACTGGAATCATAGCTATTATAGCAACCCTTATCTGCTACTTTACGAAAATACAGTACAACAACGCCGTGACCGCTTCTTTGGTAATGTCAACCTTTCGTATAAAATCAATAGTTGGTTAAATGCAAGTATTCGTACAGGAAACGACTACTATACCGATAAAAGAAAGTTTAAGGTGGCGTTTGGTACTAACGGAACACCATTTGGCTCGTATACCGAAGATGCCTACGTTGTAAATGAAAACAACACTGATTTTACCCTAAACCTCAACAAAAAGCTTAATAGCAACTTTGATTTGGACTGGTTAGTGGGCGGTAACCTCAGAAGCAACTTCAACGAACAGAATTATCAACAAGCACCCAAATTAGCTGTCGCTGACTTATATACGTTGAACAACTCCCGTGACCCACTAGTTTCGTATAATATACTCCGTAAGCAAAAAGTATACAGTTTGTACTCGTCGGCACAGTTGGGCTACAAGAATTTTGCATTTTTGAACCTTACAGCCCGTAACGACTGGTCGTCGACTTTGCCTGCTGGAAACAATTCTTATTTTTATCCATCAATCAATGCCAGTTTGGTACTAACAGAAGCCCTAAATATTCAAAGCGATGTTCTTTCGTTTGCTAAAGTACGTGGTGGCTGGGCAGAAGTAGGTAAAGATACCGACCCTTATCAGTTGATTAATACGTATCCGTTCAATCAGCCTTTTGGTAGTAACCCATTATTGACCGTTTCGGATGTAGTATTGAGTTCAAACCTAAAACCCGAAATTACACAATCTAGTGAAATTGGTGTAGACGTAGCCCTTTTCAAAAATAAAGTACGACTAGACCTTAACTACTATAACTCGGATAGTTACAACCAAATTTTGCGTGCAGATGTAAGCCCAACTACAGGTTTTAAGCAAAAACTATTGAATGCAGGGCATATCAACAACCGTGGCTTTGAGGCTCAACTGAACTTTACGCCATTACAAACAGCTTCGGGCTTCAAGTGGAACGTATTGGTTAACTACTCAACCAACGTAAGTAAAGTAATTTCGTTGGACGATGAGGGTTTCTTGAACGATTATAAAGTGGGGTCTAGTGGTATTATTTCGGTGCTTGCTAGCAAAGGCAAACGCTATGGAGCTCTTTTTGGTACAGCATTTTTACGCAACGACAATGGCGATATTATTGTGAGTGCCAACGGTACTCCTGTACGTGACCCTAACTTAAAAGTATTGGGTTATTATACCCCAAAATGGCTTGGTGGTATTACCAACTCGTTTAGCTACAAAGGCTTCAATCTGAGCGTATTGATTGATACTAAGCAAGGTGGGCAAATTTATTCGGCTACCAACGCTACTGGTAAATACACTGGGGTATTGATAGAAAGCTTGCAAGGTAGAGACGAAGAAAACGGAGGTTTGCCATATTATTATCCAGGCAACAACAAGTCGGGAATTCCAGTACAATTGGCTTCGCATTCGGCGGCTTCTCCAACCGGAGAACAAGTATATCATGATGGTATTATTTTTAAAGGTGTAACTGCCGATGGTAAACCCAATACGGTTATTTTGCCAGCAGAACGCTATTACAAAGCTACTTATAGCAATAGCAATATCAACGAATCAAGTATTTTTGATGCTTCGTTTATCAAAT